The Lutibacter sp. Hel_I_33_5 genome has a window encoding:
- a CDS encoding peptide MFS transporter, with amino-acid sequence MSDLVKQPHEKELFGHPVGLYVLFFVEMWERFSYYGMRALLTLFLVAPIITGDPQSGYGWSNSETIAFYGTYTMFVYLTSIPGGWIADKFIGQKKAVMLGGLLLCLGHGILAIDAQWAFFTGLILIVIGVGFLKPNISSMVGGLYNKGDDRRDRGFYIFYIGINLGAFLGALIVGAVAAKYGWHYGFGLAGIGMALGQIVYLYGQKYLKGIGEFSGGDKATTEEKEARKRPLTKIEKDRMLVMFLSFLIIVVFWGAFEQAGGLMSIYTDQKTDRMLSFSLPLIGNEVPAAVFQSINAFFIITLGTLVGSFWHKWGKKGKESSSLFKMAIGVIIMGFGFFFMSKASTEVVMDGERIAEKSAMVWLVLAYLFHTIGELCASPVALSFITKLAPLKYASFMMGAYFAATGFGNKLAGLVGGISENAGEFQVFTGIAIFCSVFALLVIAILKPLKRLTHGAEDIKGSKHEEAEGFELADN; translated from the coding sequence ATGAGTGACTTAGTAAAACAACCACACGAAAAAGAATTATTTGGACATCCAGTTGGATTGTACGTTTTATTCTTTGTAGAGATGTGGGAACGATTTTCTTATTATGGAATGAGAGCACTACTTACATTATTTTTAGTAGCTCCAATTATTACAGGTGACCCACAATCAGGGTATGGTTGGTCCAATTCTGAAACAATTGCATTCTATGGAACTTATACAATGTTTGTTTACTTAACCTCTATACCTGGTGGATGGATTGCCGATAAATTTATTGGTCAAAAGAAAGCTGTTATGTTAGGTGGGTTACTCTTATGTTTAGGTCATGGTATTTTAGCAATAGATGCTCAGTGGGCATTTTTTACAGGATTAATATTAATTGTAATTGGAGTTGGTTTTTTAAAGCCAAATATATCTTCAATGGTTGGTGGATTATATAATAAAGGTGATGATAGAAGAGATCGTGGTTTTTATATTTTTTATATTGGAATTAATTTAGGTGCATTCTTAGGTGCATTAATAGTAGGTGCTGTTGCTGCAAAATATGGATGGCATTATGGTTTTGGTTTAGCTGGAATAGGAATGGCATTAGGTCAAATTGTATATTTATATGGTCAAAAATATTTAAAAGGTATTGGAGAATTTTCAGGAGGAGACAAAGCCACAACTGAGGAAAAAGAAGCTAGAAAAAGACCACTAACTAAAATTGAAAAAGATAGAATGTTAGTTATGTTTTTATCTTTTTTAATCATTGTTGTTTTTTGGGGAGCTTTTGAACAGGCTGGAGGATTAATGAGTATTTACACTGATCAAAAGACAGATAGAATGTTATCTTTTTCTTTGCCATTGATTGGTAACGAAGTACCAGCAGCAGTTTTTCAATCTATTAATGCATTTTTCATTATTACTTTAGGTACTCTTGTAGGTAGTTTTTGGCATAAATGGGGCAAAAAAGGGAAAGAATCATCTTCATTATTTAAAATGGCAATTGGAGTAATAATTATGGGATTTGGATTCTTTTTCATGAGTAAGGCATCTACTGAAGTTGTTATGGATGGAGAAAGAATTGCAGAAAAATCTGCAATGGTTTGGTTAGTTTTAGCTTATTTATTTCACACCATTGGAGAATTATGTGCTTCTCCAGTAGCATTATCTTTTATTACAAAATTAGCACCTTTAAAATATGCTTCATTTATGATGGGAGCTTATTTTGCTGCTACCGGATTTGGGAATAAACTGGCAGGATTAGTTGGGGGTATATCTGAAAATGCTGGAGAATTTCAAGTTTTTACAGGAATTGCAATTTTTTGTTCAGTTTTTGCATTATTAGTTATTGCTATTTTAAAACCTTTAAAACGTTTAACCCATGGTGCTGAAGACATAAAAGGTTCAAAGCATGAAGAAGCTGAAGGATTCGAATTAGCTGACAATTAA